The nucleotide window TCGTGTTCCTCGCCCGGCGCGTCGTACTCGTAGACCCACTGGCGCCACACGTCGTCGCCGGGTAACGGGTCGCTCACCCGGGCCGCCGTCCACGTCTCGCCGCCGTCCGTCGACACCTCGACCCCACTGACGCCCCTGACGCCGGCGTAGGCGTGGCCCGCCACCTCGATCCGGCCGTCGCCGCGGTTCACCGTCTTCAGCTTGGCGACCGTGTTCACCTCACCGGTGCCCTGCCAGTTGCGTTTCTCCCAGTAGCCCGGCTTCGACGACTCCAGGAACTGGATCTCGTCGATCCACTTCACGTTCACCTCCCCCCAGTGGCCGGGGACGAGCAGTCGGACGGGGTAGCCGTGGCGCCGCGGCAACACCTCGCCGTTCATGCCGAAGGCGAGCAGACCCCCTCGGAGCTCCTCGATCCCGAGCTCCTCGAAGAAGCCGTCCGTCGCACGGAGCATCACACAGTCACACGCGCCGTCCGGCGAGGCGCGCTCCAACAAGGGGTCGATCGGCACCCCCGTCCACAGCGCCGTGTCCATCTTCCGGCCGTTGCGCGCCTCGCCGACACACCGCAGCGTGACGAACCGGTTGTCCGCCGGCATCGACGTGAGTTCGTCGTACGACAGCGTCAGCTCCTCGTCCACCCGGCCGGTGAGCGACAGCGACCAGTCGCCGGCCGCCACGTCCGGGTTGACCGCGTTGATGTCCACCTCGTAGTGTTTCTTCGACACGAGCGGCTGGATCCCGTCGACGCCCAGCGACTTCCGGTCGGCCTCCGCCAGGAGTCGGTCGATCTCCGACTGTGGCGCCGGCGTCGGTGTCGCGGTGGCGACGGGGGTCCGAGTCGCGTCCGCGTCGCCACCCGCGCCGCCGTCGCCTCCGGAACCGCCTGCGGCCGCCTCCGTGCTGGCCGTGGCTGTCCCCGGGGCCTCCGGCCGCGGTGTCGGCGTCGGCGTGTGGGTCGCAGTGGCCGTCGTGTCTTCCTCACCGCCGCCGAGGGCGTCCGGGGTCGCGGGCTCGCTGCGCTCGCCGCCCGCCCGGCTCCGGAGCGCCGCCGCCGCGGCACCGACGGCGACGAGCCCCGGGAGCCCGCCCAACACCCGGCGTCGGTCGCCGCTGACCGCGGGCGCGCCGCCGTCGAACCGGTCGGCCGCCAGCCCGCCGCCGAGGACGACTGCGACGCCCGCGCCCGTGGCGAGGCTGCTCGTCGGCGCACCGGTGGCCAGCAGCGCGACGGCCGCCGCCGCCGGCGCGGCCAGCAGTTCGACGCCCGGTGTCTCGACTCGACGGGCGACGACCAGACCGACCGCAGCGAGGCCGGCCAGCCCGACGGTCGCGGCGACGATGGCCGTCAGGAGGTTGAGCTTCTGTCCCAGGTCACCGAGCACGAGGATGGCGAACGTGATGAACGCACCGGGCAGCGTCTTCGCGGCGAACGCCGACACCGGCGCGGCGACGAACGACGGCGTGACGCCGGCGACGGCGTAGGAGGCGAGGAGACCGGCGACACCGGCAGACGACGCGAGGGCGATGTCCGTCCGTGTGAACGGGATCGACTGGCGGAACGGCATGGA belongs to Halobaculum sp. MBLA0143 and includes:
- a CDS encoding molybdopterin-dependent oxidoreductase encodes the protein MPFRQSIPFTRTDIALASSAGVAGLLASYAVAGVTPSFVAAPVSAFAAKTLPGAFITFAILVLGDLGQKLNLLTAIVAATVGLAGLAAVGLVVARRVETPGVELLAAPAAAAVALLATGAPTSSLATGAGVAVVLGGGLAADRFDGGAPAVSGDRRRVLGGLPGLVAVGAAAAALRSRAGGERSEPATPDALGGGEEDTTATATHTPTPTPRPEAPGTATASTEAAAGGSGGDGGAGGDADATRTPVATATPTPAPQSEIDRLLAEADRKSLGVDGIQPLVSKKHYEVDINAVNPDVAAGDWSLSLTGRVDEELTLSYDELTSMPADNRFVTLRCVGEARNGRKMDTALWTGVPIDPLLERASPDGACDCVMLRATDGFFEELGIEELRGGLLAFGMNGEVLPRRHGYPVRLLVPGHWGEVNVKWIDEIQFLESSKPGYWEKRNWQGTGEVNTVAKLKTVNRGDGRIEVAGHAYAGVRGVSGVEVSTDGGETWTAARVSDPLPGDDVWRQWVYEYDAPGEEHEVVVRAIESDGTTQSEERTGPFPSGASGWVSRTISP